GGCTCAGGTAGAGCTGGGACCGCGCGTCGGCGTCGACGAACAGCATCGACGTCACCACCACCAGCGTCAGGACCAGCGTGACCCAGCTCAGCCACGGGTATCCCCACATCCGCAGCTTCAACCGGCTGGGGTCGGTGGCTTCGAGACGGCGGCGCATCCGGATCTGGGAGCCGCAGATGATCGCGTAGACGAACAACGCCACCGCGCCCGCCGAGTTGATGATGAAGTAGAAGATCTTGTCCGGGGACACGTAGCTCATCACCACCGCCACGTACCCGACCGACGTCGACGCCAGGATCGCCTTCCACGGGACGCCGCGCGCGTTCGTGTCCGCGATCCAGCCCGGCGCCCAGCCGTGCCGCCGCAGCGCGAACAGCATCCGGGATGCTGTGTACAGCCCCGAATTCAGCACCGACAACGCCGCCGTGAGCACCACCGCGCTGACCAGAGTCGACGCCGCCGGGACGCCGAACCGGCTGAACGCCGCCGCGAACGGGCTCGTCTCGCTCGGGATCTCCCGCCACGGCGTGATCATCACCAGCAGCGCCACCGAGCCGACGTAGAACACGATCACCCGCCAGACGATCGTCGACGTCGCCTTGCGGACCGCCGTCTCCGGCTGGTCGGACTCGGCCGCCGCGATCGTCACGATCTCCGCGCCGAAGTAGGAGAAGATCACGATGACCACGCCGTGCACGACCGAGAAGGGGCCCTTCGCGACGAAGCCGTCGAGGCCGATGTTGCCCATCGAGAAGTGCGCGCCCGGCCAGAGCCCGAGGACGAACAGCAAGCCCAGCAGCAGGAACACGACGATGGTGGCGACCTTGATCGACGCCAGCCAGAACTCCGTCTCGCCGAACGAGCGCGCCGACGCCAGGTTCGTCGCCGTCAGCAGCAGCATCAGCCCGAGCGAGAACACCCATTGCGGCACACCGGGAATCCAGCCCTGGAGGATCTTCGCGCCGGCCACGGCTTCGAACGCGACCACGCCGACCCAGAAGTACCAGTACAGCCAGCCGATGGTGAAGCCCGCCCAGCCGCCGAGCGAGTCGCGCGCGTACTCCATGAACGAGCCCTGCGCCGGCGCGGCGGTCGCCATCTCGCCGAGCATCCGCATGACGAGCACGACGAGCAGCCCGCCGAGCGCGTAGGACAGCACGGCGGCCGGGCCGACGGTGTGGATCACCGCGCCGCTGCCGATGAACAGGCTCGCGCCGATGATGCCGCCGAGGGCGATCATCCGGACGTGCCGCTGCCGCAGATCGGGCCGCAGCCCGGACTTCGTCGCCAAAGTGCTTCCTCCCGGGGTGAGCGGACCGCGAGGAATTCTCCCACCCAGAAGCTGTCAGGTGCAGAATTTGCGCAACTTCAGGAAGTGAGGATTTCCGACTTCCGCTGCACGATGTACGCGCCGGCCAGCAGGATCGCCGAGCCGAGTAGCTGCGGCCAGGCGAGCTTCTCCCCGAGCAGCACCCAGGCCGTGATGGTGACGATCACGGGCTCGACCAGCCCGAGCACGCTCGCCACCGGCGCCGGCAGGTGCCGCAGCGACGAAATGCCGCACACGTAGGCGAGCACGGTCGCCACCAGCACCAGCAGGGTCAGCAGCAGCCAGACCGGCGGATGCCCGGCGCCGAACGCGACTTCGGTGTCGAGCAGCGCGACCGGCCACGTCCACGGCGGTGCGACGAAGCCGATCGCGACCGCGCCGATCACCATGCCCCAGGTGACCAGGCCCAGCGGGTCGACGTCGGCCACCGCGCGTTCGCCGAGCAGGAAGTACGCCGCCGAGCACAGCGCCGCGCCGAAGCCCGCGCCGCGCCGAGCCCGTCCAGGGTGACGCCCTGCCAGACCTGGGCGACCAGCGCGAGCCCGGCCATGGCGAGCCCGATGCCGCCCCAGACCGGGCGCGGCAGCCGGTGCCGCCGCACGAACCGCACCCAGAGCGCGATCAGCACCGGCGAGACGAACTCCAGCAGGATGGCGATGCCGACCGGGATCCGGCCCGCCGCGACGAAGTAGAGCAGCTGGACGCCGGCGACGCCGAGCAGGCCGTAGCCGGCCAGTACCGGCAGCTCGGTCCGGCGGACCCGCAGCTTCCGCGGTGCCACCAGCGCCACCCCGGCGAGCAGCACGCACCCGGCCAGCGAGATCCGGGCCGCGGCCACCTGCTCCGGGCTGATCCCGGCCGCCATCGTGGACTTGCCGAGCGTGCCCGACGTGCTGAAGAACAGCGCGGCGAGCAGGACGAAGGCGGTCCCGCGGCCGCGGTGGGCGGCCCGGGGCGGGGCGAGGACGGGCAGCTCGGTGGTCACGATGGCGACTCTAGGGCCGCCGACGTCACCGCCGAACCGTTTTTTCCGGTTACTCAGCCCGGTAACTCCGCCTGCTTGAGGCCGGTCGCGACGTGCGTCGTGATGGTGGCCAGCCGCCGTCCCTGGACGCGCAGCGCGCCGAGCGCGACGTCGTCCGGCGCCGCCGACTTGCGGGACACGAACGAGCCGCCGTACGGGTTGCCGGACTCCAGCAGGTGCGGGTCGGTGTAGCCGAGCGGCACCACGATCGCCCCCCAGTGGTAGAACACGTTGTTGATCGCCAGCAGTGTCGACTCGAGGCCGCCGTGCAGCGTGGACGCCGTGGTGAACGACGTCGCGACCTTGTCGGCCAGCTTTCCCTTCGCCCACAGGCCACCGGTACTGTCCAAAAAGGACTTGAGCTGGGCGGCCGGGCCGCCGAACCGGGTCGGGCTGCCGGCCGCGAGCCCGTCGGCCCACTCGAGGTCGCCGAGCGTGGCGAGCTCGTGGTGCGGGCCGGCGTCGACCCAGGCCTGCCAGCGCGGGTTCTGCGCGATCGCTTCGGCGGGCACGGTTTCCGGCACGGTCCGCACCCGCACTTCGGCGCCGGTTTCCCGGGCTCCGGCGGCGAGCGAATCGGCGAGGGCGGCGGTGTTGCCGGTCGAGCTGTAGTAGACGACGAGTATCCGTGTGCTCACGTCCGCCGACTCTAGGGCCGCCGGCCCCCGCGTCTCACAGTGCGGACGGCGGCTTCCAGGGGCTCACCGTGTCGGTGGGCCGGGTGGGGTCGTGGAAGCGCGGCCGGTCGAGCTCGCCGCGGCGCAGCGGGACGAGACCGTCGGTGATCGCCTGCATGATCTTCGCGTGCGCGCGCACCCCGGCCCCGGGCCGCTCCGGCTCGACGTCCGACAGGTCGACGGGGTCGCCGAAGTGCACGCGGAACCGCGGCCGGCGCAGGGGCGCGCTGAGCCCCGAGCGGGCCAGCGGGACCAGGTCGGCCGGGCCGTTGACGGTCTCGGTGCCCCAGTAGACGGCCTCGTGCGCGCCCCACTGGCTGATCGGGATCACCGGCACGCCCGCGGCGAGCGCCAGCCGCGCCGCGCCGGTCTTGCCGCGCTCCGGCCACAGGCCCGGGTCGTGGCTGATCCGGCCCTCGGGGTAGACGACGATCGGCTCGCGAGTGGTCTTCATCGCCTCGACGGCCTCGGCGAACTGCCCGACAGCGGTGCCGGCGTGCTTGCGGTCGACCCGAAGGTGCCCGCTGACCCGCAGCGCGGGGCCGATGACGGGGGGGTCCAGGATGCCGCCGGCCAGCATGAACCGCGGGTTGATGCCGATCCGCTTGCACGCCGCCATCAGCACGAACGCGTCGAACACGCCGATGTGGTTGGCGGTCATCAGCAGCGGGCGGCCGCGCAGCCGGGCCGGGACCCGCCCGGTGACGGTCAGCCGCCCGACCAGGTTCACCAGCCCCCGGTCGATGTTCAGCATGGTCCGCCAGATGGCGGGGGCACGGCGAGACGGTTCGTCGGTGCGCAGCGCGAGCATGGGCAGAGCATGGCAGACGCCGATTTCACCCGTTTGCGCACTGGCCGGATCGGTCTTGAATGACTCATTCAGGACCTCCGGTGCCCTGAATGAGTCATTCAAGACGCCGGTGCGCTTCACCCGGATGGCCGCTCAACCCCCGGTGTGAGGCAGAAGTTCACCCTGCGCCGAGAGTGGCGCATGGGACGAACCGCCACGGCCGGTTACCGTTGAACCATGGCTGGGTCGGCGACGAGGAAGCGAAGCACGGGTAGCGGCGCGAAGGGGGCAGCGGCGCGTAAGCCGCGTACACCCGCGAAGCCACGTACGTCGTCCACTCGCAAGCCACCGCCACGCTCTCGCCGCAAGACGCCCGGGCTCTTCGGCAAGGGCGTCCGCGGGACCTGGAACCTGCTGGCCAAGGGCCTGGGCACGCTGGCCCGCACGGTCGGGCGCACCCGGGAACTCGAGCCCGAACACCGCCGCGACGGCCTCGCGCTGGGCCTGATCGGCCTGGGCATCGTCGCGGCCGTCGGCGTCTGGTGGCGGGCGGCCGGCCCGATCGGTGCCGGGGTGGAGATCGCGACCCGGACCGTCCTCGGCGCCGGGGCCGTCACGCTGCCGCTGGTGCTGGTCGTCGTCGCCGTCGCGCTGATGCGGTCCGAGCCGCACCCGGAGACGCGGCCGCGGATGGTGGTCGGCACGATCATGGTCGTCCTGTCGGTGCTCGGGATGCTGCACATCTTCACCGCGCTGCCCGGGACCAACGACGGCCGGATGTACGCCGGCGGCATCGTCGGCGCCTTCTCCGGCGGCCTGCTCACCATGGGCGTCACCACCTGGGTCGCCGTGCCGCTGCTGATCCTCGCGCTGTTCTTCGGCGTGCTCGTCTTCACCGGCACGCCGGTCCGCGAAATCCCGAACCGGCTGCGGCACTGGGGCCTCGACGAGGAGGAGATCGCCGAAGCCGAGGGCCTGCGCTCCGGGTTCGCCACCGACGAGGACACCGTCACCGAAGCGGACCCGAAGGCAGCGCGCCTGCGCAAGCCGTCGCGGCGCCGCCAGGCCAGTGAAGGCGGCGAACAGCTCGACCTCGACGCCGCGCTCGCCGAGGTGCCGACGCCGATCAAGCCGCCCAAGGCCGAGCCCAAACCGGCCGCCGACGTGCCCGAGAAGAAGCCGAAGAAGGCTCCGGAACCCCCGATCGCGGTCACCCGCACGGTCGAGGGCGACTACCAGCTGCCGCCGCCGGACCTGCTGAAGCTCGGCGACGTGCCGAAGTCCCGCAGCAAGGCCAACGACGCCATGATCGAGGCGATCACCGGCGTGCTGGAGCAGTTCAGCATCGACGCGCAGGTCACCGGCTTCACCCGCGGCCCGACGGTCACCCGCTACGAGGTCGAGCTCGGCCCGGGCGTGAAGGTCGAGAAGATCACCGCGCTGACCAAGAACATCGCCTACGCGGTGGCGACCGACAACGTCCGCCTGCTGGCGCCGATCCCGGGCAAGTCCGCGGTCGGCATCGAGGTGCCGAACTCCGACCGCGAGATGGTCCGCCTGGGTGACGTCCTGCGCGCGCCGACCACGGTCAAGGACAACCACCCGATGGTGATCGGCCTCGGCAAGGACATCG
This window of the Amycolatopsis balhimycina FH 1894 genome carries:
- the wrbA gene encoding NAD(P)H:quinone oxidoreductase, whose translation is MSTRILVVYYSSTGNTAALADSLAAGARETGAEVRVRTVPETVPAEAIAQNPRWQAWVDAGPHHELATLGDLEWADGLAAGSPTRFGGPAAQLKSFLDSTGGLWAKGKLADKVATSFTTASTLHGGLESTLLAINNVFYHWGAIVVPLGYTDPHLLESGNPYGGSFVSRKSAAPDDVALGALRVQGRRLATITTHVATGLKQAELPG
- a CDS encoding lysophospholipid acyltransferase family protein, giving the protein MLALRTDEPSRRAPAIWRTMLNIDRGLVNLVGRLTVTGRVPARLRGRPLLMTANHIGVFDAFVLMAACKRIGINPRFMLAGGILDPPVIGPALRVSGHLRVDRKHAGTAVGQFAEAVEAMKTTREPIVVYPEGRISHDPGLWPERGKTGAARLALAAGVPVIPISQWGAHEAVYWGTETVNGPADLVPLARSGLSAPLRRPRFRVHFGDPVDLSDVEPERPGAGVRAHAKIMQAITDGLVPLRRGELDRPRFHDPTRPTDTVSPWKPPSAL
- a CDS encoding amino acid permease, which translates into the protein MATKSGLRPDLRQRHVRMIALGGIIGASLFIGSGAVIHTVGPAAVLSYALGGLLVVLVMRMLGEMATAAPAQGSFMEYARDSLGGWAGFTIGWLYWYFWVGVVAFEAVAGAKILQGWIPGVPQWVFSLGLMLLLTATNLASARSFGETEFWLASIKVATIVVFLLLGLLFVLGLWPGAHFSMGNIGLDGFVAKGPFSVVHGVVIVIFSYFGAEIVTIAAAESDQPETAVRKATSTIVWRVIVFYVGSVALLVMITPWREIPSETSPFAAAFSRFGVPAASTLVSAVVLTAALSVLNSGLYTASRMLFALRRHGWAPGWIADTNARGVPWKAILASTSVGYVAVVMSYVSPDKIFYFIINSAGAVALFVYAIICGSQIRMRRRLEATDPSRLKLRMWGYPWLSWVTLVLTLVVVTSMLFVDADARSQLYLSLISLAAILAVYALIRRRTTRDATVNTRD
- a CDS encoding DNA translocase FtsK, translated to MAGSATRKRSTGSGAKGAAARKPRTPAKPRTSSTRKPPPRSRRKTPGLFGKGVRGTWNLLAKGLGTLARTVGRTRELEPEHRRDGLALGLIGLGIVAAVGVWWRAAGPIGAGVEIATRTVLGAGAVTLPLVLVVVAVALMRSEPHPETRPRMVVGTIMVVLSVLGMLHIFTALPGTNDGRMYAGGIVGAFSGGLLTMGVTTWVAVPLLILALFFGVLVFTGTPVREIPNRLRHWGLDEEEIAEAEGLRSGFATDEDTVTEADPKAARLRKPSRRRQASEGGEQLDLDAALAEVPTPIKPPKAEPKPAADVPEKKPKKAPEPPIAVTRTVEGDYQLPPPDLLKLGDVPKSRSKANDAMIEAITGVLEQFSIDAQVTGFTRGPTVTRYEVELGPGVKVEKITALTKNIAYAVATDNVRLLAPIPGKSAVGIEVPNSDREMVRLGDVLRAPTTVKDNHPMVIGLGKDIEGHFVTANLTKMPHLLVAGSTGSGKSSFVNSMLVSLLARSTPDECRMILIDPKMVELTPYEGIPHLITPIITQPKKAAAALAWLVEEMEQRYQDMQVNKVRHIDDYNKKVKSGEITAPPGSEREYRPYPYIMAIVDELADLMMTAPRDVEDAIVRITQKARAAGIHLVLATQRPSVDVVTGLIKTNVPSRLAFATSSLTDSRVILDQPGAEKLIGMGDALYLPMGAGKPVRIQGAFVGDEEISAVVNFAKEQAQPDYNDGVTTQKAGEKKEIDPDIGDDLDVLLQAAELIVTSQFGSTSMLQRKLRVGFAKAGRLMDLLESRGVVGPSEGSKARDVLIKPEELESVLFMIRGGGPVDADTGDDD